One part of the Glycine soja cultivar W05 chromosome 11, ASM419377v2, whole genome shotgun sequence genome encodes these proteins:
- the LOC114377226 gene encoding kinesin-like protein KIN-14I isoform X1, whose translation MTQSVRTNRSSFSSSNGNEATPVHNYASVSNGDGYDSEGSNFAPPTPTTLSMAIPSELAGAVPLIDRFQVEGFLKLMHKQIQSAGKRGFFSKRSVGPQVREKFTFEDMLCFQKDPIPTSLLKLNGDLASRATKLFQIILKYIGVDSSDHVTPISLEERVELVGKLYKQSLKRSELRDELFLQLSKQTRNSPESREYLIKAWELMYLCASSMPPSKDIGAYLSEYVHNMAYGVTADPEIRALALNTLNALKHSVKAGPRHIIPGPVEIETLLTGKKLTTIVFFLDETFEEITYDMSTTVADAVEELAGIIKLSTYSSFSLFECRKVVTSSKSPDSGNEEYVGLDDNKYIGDLLAEFKAVKDRSKGEILHCKLIFKKKLFRESDEAVTDPMFLQLSYVQLQHDYILGNYPIGRNDAAQLSALQILAEIGFVRRPESCADWNSFLERFLPRQIAMTRARREWELDILSCYHSLAHVTKDDARQQFLHILRTLPYGFSVFFNVRKIDDPIGLLPGRIILGINKRGVHFFRPVPKEYMHSAELRDIMQFGSSNTAVFFKMRVAGVLHIFQFETKQGEEICVALQTHINDVMLRRYSKARSAVGESLNEDTSNDFKPSNLELSEKRLQELSKLVEESQTNADQLLDKLREKQKQEEDMLQELEGLQRSLRADKQSLAEVTNDRDKLRSLCEEKDKALQAEILEKRNMEAKMAELSNLVTENTTKKDHTQTNNQVSQKLEDDLKLCKGELRVAEETIKNLRSNKLILEQKLSELEKKSAEEASSLQWKLEQEGKTLNSKVYDLERKLDAFRQELSVAESTVSVKDSELAALKNNLDELEELREMKEDIDRKNEQTAAILKMQAVQLAEMELLYKEEQVLRKRYFNTIEDMKGKIRVYCRLRPLSEKEIASKERDSLTTVDEFTVEHPWKDDKPKQHIYDRVFDGDATQEDVFEDTRYLVQSAVDGYNVCIFAYGQTGSGKTFTIYGAENNLGLTPRGTAELFRILRRDSNKYSFSLKAYMLELYQDTLVDLLLPKNAKRLKLDIKKDSKGMVAVENVTIVPISTVEELNSMIQRGSEQRHTSGTQMNDESSRSHLILSIVIESTNLQSQSTARGKLSFVDLAGSERVKKSGSSGSQLKEAQSINKSLSALGDVISALSSGGQHIPYRNHKLTMLMSDSLGGNAKTLMFVNVSPVESSLDETHNSLMYASRVRSIVNDPSKNVSSKEIARLKKLIAYWKEQAGRRGDDEDLEEIQEERQTKERTDGRHSM comes from the exons ATGACACAAAGTGTGAGGACAAATAGATCTTCCTTTAGTTCTAGCAATGGCAATGAGGCTACCCCCGTTCACAACTATGCATCTGTTAGCAATGGTGATGGCTATGATAGTGAAGGCTCCAATTTCGCGCCACC TACACCAACCACTCTATCAATGGCTATTCCATCAGAACTCGCTGGTGCTGTACCCTTGATTGATAGATTCCAG GTGGAAGGATTCTTAAAATTGATGCATAAACAAATTCAATCTGCTGGAAAACGTggatttttttctaaaagatcCGTGGGCCCTCAAGTTCGAGAGAAATTTACATTTGAGGACATGCTTTGTTTCCAAAAG GATCCAATACCTACATCATTGCTTAAGCTGAATGGTGACTTGGCAAGCCGAGcaacaaaattatttcaaataattttgaaatatattggAGTTGATTCATCTGATCATGTAACTCCAATAAGCTTAGAAGAACGAGTTGAGCTTGTTGGTAAACTATACAAGCAAAGTTTGAAGCGTTCAGAGCTCCGAGATGAACTCTTTCTCCAATTATCAAAACAAACGAGAAACAGCCCTGAGAG CAGGGAATACTTGATTAAAGCATGGGAGCTAATGTATTTATGTGCTTCATCCATGCCTCCTAGCAAAGACATTGGAGCTTATCTATCAGAGTATGTTCATAATATGGCATATGGTGTGACTGCTGATCCTGAGATCCGAGCCCTTGCATTAAATACATTAAATGCTTTGAAGCACTCTGTCAAGGCTGGTCCTAGACATATAATACCTGGGCCTGTTGAGATCGAAACTCTGTTGACAGGGAAAAAGCTTACAACTATAGTGTTCTTCCTGGATGAAACATTTGAAGAAATTACATATGACATGTCAACAACAGTTGCTGATGCTGTCGAG GAACTTGCAGGGATCATTAAACTGTCAACATACTCAAGCTTTAGCTTGTTTGAATGTCGTAAAGTTGTTACCAGCTCTAAATCACCTGATTCTGGGAATG AGGAGTACGTTGGGTTAGACGACAACAAATATATTGGGGATCTCCTGGCGGAATTTAAGGCAGTGAAGGATCGAAGTAAGGGAGAAATATTGCACTGCAAactaattttcaagaaaaagttATTTCGTGAATCAGATGAAGCTGTGACAGATCCAATGTTTTTGCAGTTGTCCTATGTACAA TTGCAGCATGACTATATTTTGGGTAATTACCCTATTGGAAGGAATGATGCAGCCCAGCTTTCTGCATTGCAAATCTTGGCTGAGATTGGATTTGTTAGAAGACCTGAATCATGCGC TGACTGGAATTCATTTTTGGAGCGATTTCTGCCTAGACAAATAGCAATGACTCGAGCAAGACGGGAATGGGAGTTGGACATTCTTTCTTGTTATCATTCACTG GCGCATGTGACGAAAGATGATGCTAGACAACAATTTCTTCATATATTGAGAACACTTCCCTATGGGTTTTCCGTTTTCTTCAATGTTCGCAAAATTGATGATCCTATTGGACTATTGCCTGGGCGAATAATATTAGGAATCAACAAGAGAGGG GTCCATTTTTTCCGTCCCGTTCCAAAGGAATATATGCACTCTGCTGAATTGAGAGACATAATGCAATTTGGAAGCAGCAATACtgcagtattttttaaaatgcggGTTGCAGGTGTTCTTCACATATTCCAGTTTGAAACAAAGCAG GGAGAAGAAATTTGTGTAGCTCTTCAGACACACATAAATGACGTAATGTTGCGACGCTATTCCAAAGCTCGATCTGCTGTGGGTGAATCTTTGAATGAAGACACTTCTAATGATTTTAAGCCTTCTAATTTGGAACTATCTGAAAAACGTCTTCAAGAGTTATCAAAACTTGTTGAAGAATCTCAAACGAATGCTGATCAA TTGCTGGATAAATTGCGTGAGAAGCAAAAACAAGAAGAGGACATGCTACAAGAATTAGAGGGCTTACAAAGATCTTTAAGAGCTGACAAGCAGAGTCTTGCAGAAGTTACAAATGACCGTGACAAACTTAGGTCATTAtgtgaagaaaaagataaggcacTTCAG GCTGAAATTCTAGAGAAAAGAAACATGGAAGCAAAGATGGCAGAGTTGAGTAATCTGGTTACAGAGAACACTACCAAAAAGGACCACACTCAAACAAATAACCAA GTGTCACAGAAACTCGAAGATGACCTAAAACTATGTAAAGGTGAGTTGCGTGTAGCTGAAGAAACTATCAAAAACCTGAGAAGTAATAAGTTGATTTTGGAACAGAAGCTATCTGAGCTTGAGAAGAAGAGTGCTGAAGAG GCTAGTTCTCTTCAATGGAAACTTGAGCAAGAAGGCAAAACTCTGAACTCTAAAGTATATGACCTTGAACGAAAACTGGATGCGTTTAGACAAGAATTAAGTGTGGCTGAGTCTACAGTCTCGGTCAAAGACTCTGAATTGGCTGCATTGAAGAACAATTTAGATGAACTAGAAGAATTGAGAGAAATGAAAGAG GACATTGACAGAAAGAATGAGCAAACAGCTGCCATACTGAAGATGCAAGCAGTTCAACTAGCTGAAATGGAATTGCTTTATAAGGAAGAGCAGGTTCTCAGAAAGCGATATTTTAATACCATAGAAG ATATGAAAGGCAAGATAAGAGTTTATTGTCGGTTAAGACCTCTTAGTGAAAAAGAGATTGCAAGCAAAGAAAGAGATTCTCTTACTACTGTAGATGAGTTTACAGTTGAGCATCCGTGGAAAGATGATAAACCAAAACAACACATATATGACCGTGTGTTTGATGGTGATGCCACTCAAGAAGATGTATTTGAGGATACAAGG TACTTAGTGCAATCTGCTGTAGATGGTTATAATGTTTGCATATTTGCTTACGGTCAAACTGGTTCTGGGAAGACTTTTACAATCTATGGAGCTGAAAACAATCTTGGACTTACCCCTCGTGGTACTGCAGaactttttagaattttaaggAGAGATAGTAACAAGTATTCTTTCTCGTTGAAG GCATATATGTTGGAATTATATCAAGATACACTTGTAGATCTTCTGTTACCGAAGAATGCAAAGCGTTTAAAATTGGATATTAAGAAGGATTCCAAG GGAATGGTAGCAGTAGAAAACGTAACAATTGTGCCAATTTCCACCGTGGAGGAGTTAAATAGCATGATACAGAGGGGGTCTGAGCAGCGACATACATCAGGGACACAAATGAACGACGAGAGTTCAAGATCTCATCTCATACTATCAATTGTCATTGAAAGTACCAACCTTCAAAGCCAATCAACTGCAAGGGGAAAG TTAAGTTTTGTGGATCTTGCTGGCTCAGAAAGAGTAAAAAAGTCTGGTTCTTCAGGTAGTCAACTTAAAGAAGCTCAAAGTATCAACAAATCATTATCAGCACTAGGAGATGTTATTAGTGCTTTGTCTTCTGGTGGTCAACACATACCTTACAGAAACCACAAGTTAACTATGTTGATGAGTGATTCACTTGGGGGTAATGCCAAAACCCTCATGTTTGTGAATGTATCTCCAGTAGAATCAAGCTTGGATGAAACACATAACTCTCTAAT GTATGCGTCACGAGTGAGATCAATTGTGAACGATCCGAGCAAAAATGTTTCTTCCAAAGAGATAGCTCGACTAAAGAAATTGATTGCATATTGGAAGGAGCAAGCAGGTAGGAGAGGAGACGATGAAGATTTGGAAGAAATCCAAGAAGAAAGACAAACTAAAGAGAGGACTGATGGTAGGCATTCTATGTAG
- the LOC114376792 gene encoding probable L-type lectin-domain containing receptor kinase S.5: MFPLQCSNHPMCAFSAVTAILLLFPAATSQAQILKKETYFFGPFNQSDFTTLTVLPSAAINLGALQVTPDSTGNVSLANHSGRIFFNNPFTLWDNDDNLNGKLVSFNTSFLINVFRPQNNPPGEGITFLITASTTVPNNSHGQFLGLTNAATDGNATNKFVAVELDTVKQDFDPDDNHIGLDINSVRSNVSVSLTPLGFEIAPNVTRFHVLWVDYDGDRKEIDVYIAEQPDKDAPIVAKPAKPVLSSPLDLKQVVNKVSYFGFSASTGDNVELNCVLRWNITIEVFPKKNGIGKALKIGLSVGLTMVVLIVAGVVGWVCWLKKKKRGNESQILGTLKSLPGTPREFRYQELKKATNKFDEKHKLGQGGYGVVYRGTLPKENLEVAVKMFSRDKMKSTDDFLAELTIINRLRHKNLVRLLGWCHRNGVLLLVYDYMPNGSLDNHIFCEEGSSTTPLSWPLRYKIITGVASALNYLHNEYDQKVVHRDLKASNIMLDSDFNARLGDFGLARALENDKTSYAEMEGVHGTMGYIAPECFHTGRATRESDVYGFGAVLLEVVCGQRPWTKNEGYECLVDWVWHLHREQRILDAVDPRLGNGCVVEEAERVLKLGLACSHPIASERPKMQTIVQIISGSVNVPHVPPFKPAFVWPAMDLSSPASDLTTPTTTTEYTPMSSDTHSMHVQFSDSNSLI, translated from the exons ATGTTTCCCCTTCAATGCAGCAACCACCCCATGTGCGCTTTCTCCGCCGTCACCGCCATCCTCCTCCTGTTCCCGGCGGCGACTTCCCAGGCCCAGATTCTCAAAAAGGAAACCTACTTTTTCGGTCCCTTCAACCAGTCCGACTTCACCACCTTGACGGTGCTGCCCAGCGCCGCCATCAACCTCGGCGCCCTCCAAGTAACTCCGGACAGCACCGGTAACGTCTCCCTCGCCAACCACTCCGGCAGAATCTTCTTCAACAACCCCTTCACCCTCTGGGATAACGACGACAACTTAAACGGAAAACTCGTTTCCTTCAACACCTCCTTTCTCATCAACGTTTTCCGTCCCCAAAACAACCCTCCCGGCGAAGGCATCACCTTCCTCATCACGGCTTCTACCACCGTCCCTAACAACAGCCACGGCCAGTTCCTCGGCCTCACCAACGCCGCCACCGACGGTAACGCCACAAACAAATTCGTCGCCGTCGAACTTGACACCGTGAAGCAGGACTTCGACCCCGACGACAACCACATCGGGTTAGACATTAACAGCGTCAGGTCCAACGTTAGTGTTTCTCTGACTCCCTTGGGGTTCGAGATCGCGCCTAACGTCACGCGCTTCCACGTGCTGTGGGTGGATTACGACGGTGACCGGAAGGAGATTGACGTGTACATCGCGGAGCAGCCTGATAAGGATGCTCCCATAGTTGCGAAACCGGCTAAGCCGGTTTTGAGTTCCCCTCTAGATCTTAAACAAGTTGTTAACAAGGTTTCTTATTTTGGGTTCTCTGCTTCCACCGGTGACAACGTTGAACTAAACTGCGTGCTGAGGTGGAACATTACCATTGAGGTTTTTCCTAAAAAGAATGGAATTGGAAAAGCGTTGAAGATTGGTTTAAGTGTAGGGTTGACTATGGTGGTTCTTATTGTGGCGGGTGTTGTTGGGTGGGTTTGTTggttgaaaaagaagaaaaggggaAATGAGTCTCAGATTTTGGGAACTCTCAAGAGTCTACCTGGAACTCCCAGAGAGTTTAGGTATCAGGAACTGAAGAAAGCGACTAATAAGTTCGATGAGAAGCATAAGCTTGGACAGGGTGGATACGGCGTCGTTTACAGAGGGACACTTCCCAAGGAGAATTTGGAAGTGGCGGTTAAGATGTTCTCCAGAGATAAGATGAAAAGCACTGATGATTTCTTGGCTGAACTCACCATTATCAATCGCCTCCGTCACAAAAACCTTGTTCGCTTACTGG gATGGTGTCACAGAAATGGGGTCCTGCTCTTAGTATACGATTACATGCCTAATGGTAGTTTGGACAACCACATTTTCTGTGAGGAAGGTAGCAGCACAACCCCACTAAGTTGGCCTCTAAGGTACAAGATCATAACAGGGGTGGCTTCTGCATTGAACTACCTACACAATGAGTATGATCAGAAAGTGGTCCACAGAGACCTCAAGGCCAGCAACATCATGCTGGATTCGGACTTCAATGCCCGGTTAGGCGACTTCGGCTTGGCGCGGGCATTGGAGAACGACAAAACATCCTATGCAGAGATGGAAGGAGTGCATGGCACAATGGGGTACATTGCGCCCGAGTGCTTTCACACGGGGAGGGCGACAAGGGAATCAGATGTTTATGGTTTTGGAGCAGTGCTTCTTGAGGTGGTGTGTGGTCAGAGACCATGGACAAAGAATGAGGGGTATGAGTGCTTGGTGGATTGGGTATGGCACCTGCATCGTGAGCAAAGGATACTGGATGCAGTGGATCCGAGACTTGGGAATGGTTGTGTGGTTGAAGAGGCAGAGAGGGTTCTGAAATTGGGACTGGCATGCTCTCACCCCATTGCAAGTGAGAGACCAAAGATGCAAACAATTGTTCAGATCATATCTGGTTCAGTGAATGTGCCTCATGTCCCACCTTTCAAGCCAGCTTTTGTGTGGCCAGCTATGGATCTTTCAAGCCCTGCAAGTGACCTCACAACACCAACTACAACAACTGAGTACACACCCATGAGCAGTGACACACATTCTATGCATGTTCAATTCTCTGATAGCAACTCTCTGATCTAA
- the LOC114374510 gene encoding 2-oxoglutarate-dependent dioxygenase DAO-like, with amino-acid sequence MEETIPVIDVEKINSDEGECKKLREACERWGCFRIINHSIPATLMADMKKVIEALLDLPMEIKKRNTEVIAGSGYMAPSKVNPFYEALGLYDLGSSQAMHNFCSQLDASHHQRQILEAYGQAIHGLAVKIGQKMAESLGVLVADFEDWPCQFRINKYNFAPEAVGSTGVQIHTDSGFLTILQDDENVGGLEVLHSSTSFVPIPLFPGSLLVNLGDIARVWSNGRFCNLTHRVQCKEATKRFSIATFMIAPRNRNVEAPAELVDHDHPRLYQPFIYEDYRKLRISNKMHTGEALELLRLA; translated from the exons ATGGAGGAGACCATTCCAGTGATTGATGTGGAGAAGATTAATTCTGATGAAGGAGAATGCAAGAAGCTAAGAGAAGCATGTGAAAGATGGGGTTGTTTCAGGATCATTAACCACTCTATTCCTGCAACCCTCATGGCTGACATGAAAAAAGTCATTGAAGCTCTTCTTGATCTTCCTATGGAGATCAAGAAGCGCAACACAGAAGTCATTGCTGGCAGTGGTTACATGGCACCAAGCAAAGTCAACCCTTTCTATGAAGCCTTGGGCCTCTATGACTTGGGTTCATCACAGGCTATGCACAATTTCTGCTCTCAGCTTGATGCTTCACACCACCAGAG GCAAATATTGGAGGCATATGGCCAAGCCATTCATGGTTTGGCAGTGAAAATAGGACAAAAAATGGCTGAATCTCTAGGCGTACTAGTTGCTGATTTTGAGGACTGGCCATGCCAGTTCAGAATTAACAAATATAACTTCGCCCCAGAAGCGGTAGGGTCCACTGGTGTTCAAATACACACTGATTCAGGCTTCCTAACTATTCTTCAAGATGATGAAAATGTTGGAGGCCTTGAAGTGCTCCACAGTTCTACTTCTTTTGTGCCAATCCCTCTTTTCCCTGGATCCCTTCTAGTCAATCTTGGAGATATTGCTCGT GTGTGGAGCAATGGAAGGTTTTGCAATTTGACACACCGGGTACAATGCAAGGAAGCGACCAAACGTTTTTCAATTGCTACATTTATGATAGCACCCAGGAATAGGAATGTTGAGGCCCCAGCAGAATTGGTGGACCATGATCACCCACGTTTGTATCAACCTTTTATTTATGAAGACTACAGGAAGCTCAGAATTAGCAATAAGATGCACACTGGTGAAGCCCTGGAGTTATTACGCTTGGCCTAG
- the LOC114377226 gene encoding kinesin-like protein KIN-14I isoform X2 — MTQSVRTNRSSFSSSNGNEATPVHNYASVSNGDGYDSEGSNFAPPTPTTLSMAIPSELAGAVPLIDRFQVEGFLKLMHKQIQSAGKRGFFSKRSVGPQVREKFTFEDMLCFQKDPIPTSLLKLNGDLASRATKLFQIILKYIGVDSSDHVTPISLEERVELVGKLYKQSLKRSELRDELFLQLSKQTRNSPEREYLIKAWELMYLCASSMPPSKDIGAYLSEYVHNMAYGVTADPEIRALALNTLNALKHSVKAGPRHIIPGPVEIETLLTGKKLTTIVFFLDETFEEITYDMSTTVADAVEELAGIIKLSTYSSFSLFECRKVVTSSKSPDSGNEEYVGLDDNKYIGDLLAEFKAVKDRSKGEILHCKLIFKKKLFRESDEAVTDPMFLQLSYVQLQHDYILGNYPIGRNDAAQLSALQILAEIGFVRRPESCADWNSFLERFLPRQIAMTRARREWELDILSCYHSLAHVTKDDARQQFLHILRTLPYGFSVFFNVRKIDDPIGLLPGRIILGINKRGVHFFRPVPKEYMHSAELRDIMQFGSSNTAVFFKMRVAGVLHIFQFETKQGEEICVALQTHINDVMLRRYSKARSAVGESLNEDTSNDFKPSNLELSEKRLQELSKLVEESQTNADQLLDKLREKQKQEEDMLQELEGLQRSLRADKQSLAEVTNDRDKLRSLCEEKDKALQAEILEKRNMEAKMAELSNLVTENTTKKDHTQTNNQVSQKLEDDLKLCKGELRVAEETIKNLRSNKLILEQKLSELEKKSAEEASSLQWKLEQEGKTLNSKVYDLERKLDAFRQELSVAESTVSVKDSELAALKNNLDELEELREMKEDIDRKNEQTAAILKMQAVQLAEMELLYKEEQVLRKRYFNTIEDMKGKIRVYCRLRPLSEKEIASKERDSLTTVDEFTVEHPWKDDKPKQHIYDRVFDGDATQEDVFEDTRYLVQSAVDGYNVCIFAYGQTGSGKTFTIYGAENNLGLTPRGTAELFRILRRDSNKYSFSLKAYMLELYQDTLVDLLLPKNAKRLKLDIKKDSKGMVAVENVTIVPISTVEELNSMIQRGSEQRHTSGTQMNDESSRSHLILSIVIESTNLQSQSTARGKLSFVDLAGSERVKKSGSSGSQLKEAQSINKSLSALGDVISALSSGGQHIPYRNHKLTMLMSDSLGGNAKTLMFVNVSPVESSLDETHNSLMYASRVRSIVNDPSKNVSSKEIARLKKLIAYWKEQAGRRGDDEDLEEIQEERQTKERTDGRHSM, encoded by the exons ATGACACAAAGTGTGAGGACAAATAGATCTTCCTTTAGTTCTAGCAATGGCAATGAGGCTACCCCCGTTCACAACTATGCATCTGTTAGCAATGGTGATGGCTATGATAGTGAAGGCTCCAATTTCGCGCCACC TACACCAACCACTCTATCAATGGCTATTCCATCAGAACTCGCTGGTGCTGTACCCTTGATTGATAGATTCCAG GTGGAAGGATTCTTAAAATTGATGCATAAACAAATTCAATCTGCTGGAAAACGTggatttttttctaaaagatcCGTGGGCCCTCAAGTTCGAGAGAAATTTACATTTGAGGACATGCTTTGTTTCCAAAAG GATCCAATACCTACATCATTGCTTAAGCTGAATGGTGACTTGGCAAGCCGAGcaacaaaattatttcaaataattttgaaatatattggAGTTGATTCATCTGATCATGTAACTCCAATAAGCTTAGAAGAACGAGTTGAGCTTGTTGGTAAACTATACAAGCAAAGTTTGAAGCGTTCAGAGCTCCGAGATGAACTCTTTCTCCAATTATCAAAACAAACGAGAAACAGCCCTGAGAG GGAATACTTGATTAAAGCATGGGAGCTAATGTATTTATGTGCTTCATCCATGCCTCCTAGCAAAGACATTGGAGCTTATCTATCAGAGTATGTTCATAATATGGCATATGGTGTGACTGCTGATCCTGAGATCCGAGCCCTTGCATTAAATACATTAAATGCTTTGAAGCACTCTGTCAAGGCTGGTCCTAGACATATAATACCTGGGCCTGTTGAGATCGAAACTCTGTTGACAGGGAAAAAGCTTACAACTATAGTGTTCTTCCTGGATGAAACATTTGAAGAAATTACATATGACATGTCAACAACAGTTGCTGATGCTGTCGAG GAACTTGCAGGGATCATTAAACTGTCAACATACTCAAGCTTTAGCTTGTTTGAATGTCGTAAAGTTGTTACCAGCTCTAAATCACCTGATTCTGGGAATG AGGAGTACGTTGGGTTAGACGACAACAAATATATTGGGGATCTCCTGGCGGAATTTAAGGCAGTGAAGGATCGAAGTAAGGGAGAAATATTGCACTGCAAactaattttcaagaaaaagttATTTCGTGAATCAGATGAAGCTGTGACAGATCCAATGTTTTTGCAGTTGTCCTATGTACAA TTGCAGCATGACTATATTTTGGGTAATTACCCTATTGGAAGGAATGATGCAGCCCAGCTTTCTGCATTGCAAATCTTGGCTGAGATTGGATTTGTTAGAAGACCTGAATCATGCGC TGACTGGAATTCATTTTTGGAGCGATTTCTGCCTAGACAAATAGCAATGACTCGAGCAAGACGGGAATGGGAGTTGGACATTCTTTCTTGTTATCATTCACTG GCGCATGTGACGAAAGATGATGCTAGACAACAATTTCTTCATATATTGAGAACACTTCCCTATGGGTTTTCCGTTTTCTTCAATGTTCGCAAAATTGATGATCCTATTGGACTATTGCCTGGGCGAATAATATTAGGAATCAACAAGAGAGGG GTCCATTTTTTCCGTCCCGTTCCAAAGGAATATATGCACTCTGCTGAATTGAGAGACATAATGCAATTTGGAAGCAGCAATACtgcagtattttttaaaatgcggGTTGCAGGTGTTCTTCACATATTCCAGTTTGAAACAAAGCAG GGAGAAGAAATTTGTGTAGCTCTTCAGACACACATAAATGACGTAATGTTGCGACGCTATTCCAAAGCTCGATCTGCTGTGGGTGAATCTTTGAATGAAGACACTTCTAATGATTTTAAGCCTTCTAATTTGGAACTATCTGAAAAACGTCTTCAAGAGTTATCAAAACTTGTTGAAGAATCTCAAACGAATGCTGATCAA TTGCTGGATAAATTGCGTGAGAAGCAAAAACAAGAAGAGGACATGCTACAAGAATTAGAGGGCTTACAAAGATCTTTAAGAGCTGACAAGCAGAGTCTTGCAGAAGTTACAAATGACCGTGACAAACTTAGGTCATTAtgtgaagaaaaagataaggcacTTCAG GCTGAAATTCTAGAGAAAAGAAACATGGAAGCAAAGATGGCAGAGTTGAGTAATCTGGTTACAGAGAACACTACCAAAAAGGACCACACTCAAACAAATAACCAA GTGTCACAGAAACTCGAAGATGACCTAAAACTATGTAAAGGTGAGTTGCGTGTAGCTGAAGAAACTATCAAAAACCTGAGAAGTAATAAGTTGATTTTGGAACAGAAGCTATCTGAGCTTGAGAAGAAGAGTGCTGAAGAG GCTAGTTCTCTTCAATGGAAACTTGAGCAAGAAGGCAAAACTCTGAACTCTAAAGTATATGACCTTGAACGAAAACTGGATGCGTTTAGACAAGAATTAAGTGTGGCTGAGTCTACAGTCTCGGTCAAAGACTCTGAATTGGCTGCATTGAAGAACAATTTAGATGAACTAGAAGAATTGAGAGAAATGAAAGAG GACATTGACAGAAAGAATGAGCAAACAGCTGCCATACTGAAGATGCAAGCAGTTCAACTAGCTGAAATGGAATTGCTTTATAAGGAAGAGCAGGTTCTCAGAAAGCGATATTTTAATACCATAGAAG ATATGAAAGGCAAGATAAGAGTTTATTGTCGGTTAAGACCTCTTAGTGAAAAAGAGATTGCAAGCAAAGAAAGAGATTCTCTTACTACTGTAGATGAGTTTACAGTTGAGCATCCGTGGAAAGATGATAAACCAAAACAACACATATATGACCGTGTGTTTGATGGTGATGCCACTCAAGAAGATGTATTTGAGGATACAAGG TACTTAGTGCAATCTGCTGTAGATGGTTATAATGTTTGCATATTTGCTTACGGTCAAACTGGTTCTGGGAAGACTTTTACAATCTATGGAGCTGAAAACAATCTTGGACTTACCCCTCGTGGTACTGCAGaactttttagaattttaaggAGAGATAGTAACAAGTATTCTTTCTCGTTGAAG GCATATATGTTGGAATTATATCAAGATACACTTGTAGATCTTCTGTTACCGAAGAATGCAAAGCGTTTAAAATTGGATATTAAGAAGGATTCCAAG GGAATGGTAGCAGTAGAAAACGTAACAATTGTGCCAATTTCCACCGTGGAGGAGTTAAATAGCATGATACAGAGGGGGTCTGAGCAGCGACATACATCAGGGACACAAATGAACGACGAGAGTTCAAGATCTCATCTCATACTATCAATTGTCATTGAAAGTACCAACCTTCAAAGCCAATCAACTGCAAGGGGAAAG TTAAGTTTTGTGGATCTTGCTGGCTCAGAAAGAGTAAAAAAGTCTGGTTCTTCAGGTAGTCAACTTAAAGAAGCTCAAAGTATCAACAAATCATTATCAGCACTAGGAGATGTTATTAGTGCTTTGTCTTCTGGTGGTCAACACATACCTTACAGAAACCACAAGTTAACTATGTTGATGAGTGATTCACTTGGGGGTAATGCCAAAACCCTCATGTTTGTGAATGTATCTCCAGTAGAATCAAGCTTGGATGAAACACATAACTCTCTAAT GTATGCGTCACGAGTGAGATCAATTGTGAACGATCCGAGCAAAAATGTTTCTTCCAAAGAGATAGCTCGACTAAAGAAATTGATTGCATATTGGAAGGAGCAAGCAGGTAGGAGAGGAGACGATGAAGATTTGGAAGAAATCCAAGAAGAAAGACAAACTAAAGAGAGGACTGATGGTAGGCATTCTATGTAG